One stretch of Streptomyces sp. R21 DNA includes these proteins:
- a CDS encoding aminoglycoside phosphotransferase family protein, with the protein MSGGHHNRNYVLPLTEAMARRVGREPGTNVTVRIRRPEALPVVIRTWEHEAEILDAIGGVLPHVPQCLARRRGSAVHSFVEGVPLSNICPNGKPVDSLLIEALAGLLAQMSQVRREALPPLPDGWPPNDRDGQGFLQALARLADRQIRQPNWADFGGLFVALGIPDDALTRLAERVPVMARRPYSLLHTDLHRDNVIVTYGGEPPLICVDWELATYGDPLHDLATHLVRMRYPEIQWNEVIESWAAAIQDTRPMAANGLARDLRHYVAFERAQSVYPDVMRAARSLEDSFDQQSLDRATADVSSALRAAAEPLRLAHVPDEADVQRVLIRWQASRHDRRAGVSRSANVLAWQPDPRLDEHPDFPRTAVLAALIAEGAAPADRVFKGTAHLNSVVRVPGIDSPVVVRRKVASVCRRERGYLSEHAVLRAIENSGIAVTAPRVLALGVSHTDDPFAIHTYVGPQEGDQPPNHPVNGLLPHEADRLVDQLCELTRVDYASVDPTAGDWTTECGFDGGRDVGFYEWLSNQLVLLVQGLAKESQQLAQVLGLPGAFRLREILSRHRVTPRDSALLHGDLNPWNLVRRNDALGLTIIDWEMAMVGDPLYDLVRHMHLTPTRPEIRDRMFRRWEQRLPATQTKDWKQDWLVYRWIEIVRSAYVDLDRLVTGASLDAPNVRRAVNSYAMTLAAATASLGLPVRSTANPYLARALPHGGLRNLTAAPTPSWRRPARP; encoded by the coding sequence ATGAGCGGTGGTCATCACAACCGCAATTACGTGCTGCCCCTGACGGAGGCGATGGCGCGGCGGGTGGGACGCGAGCCGGGCACGAACGTGACGGTGCGGATCCGCAGGCCCGAGGCCCTGCCGGTGGTGATCCGGACCTGGGAGCACGAGGCGGAGATCCTCGACGCCATCGGGGGAGTCCTCCCCCATGTGCCGCAGTGCCTCGCCCGGCGCCGCGGCTCGGCCGTGCACAGCTTTGTGGAAGGCGTCCCGCTCTCCAACATCTGTCCGAACGGCAAGCCCGTCGACAGCCTGCTGATCGAGGCACTCGCCGGGCTGCTGGCACAGATGTCGCAGGTACGGCGAGAGGCGTTACCGCCGTTGCCCGACGGCTGGCCGCCCAACGACCGGGACGGCCAGGGCTTTCTCCAAGCGCTCGCACGTCTCGCAGACCGGCAGATCCGGCAGCCCAATTGGGCTGACTTCGGCGGACTGTTCGTCGCTCTGGGGATTCCCGATGACGCCCTGACCCGGCTGGCCGAGCGGGTGCCCGTCATGGCCCGGCGCCCGTACAGCCTCCTCCACACGGATCTCCACCGGGACAACGTGATCGTCACCTACGGTGGCGAGCCGCCCCTGATCTGCGTGGACTGGGAACTCGCCACCTACGGCGACCCGCTGCACGACCTCGCCACGCACCTCGTCCGGATGCGGTATCCGGAGATCCAGTGGAACGAGGTGATCGAGTCCTGGGCGGCGGCCATCCAGGACACCAGACCCATGGCGGCGAACGGGCTCGCGCGGGATCTGCGTCATTACGTCGCCTTCGAGCGCGCCCAGTCCGTGTACCCGGACGTGATGCGTGCGGCGAGGTCCCTGGAGGATTCGTTCGACCAGCAGAGCCTGGACCGGGCGACGGCCGACGTGAGCAGCGCACTCAGGGCCGCCGCCGAACCTCTCAGGCTCGCACACGTGCCGGACGAGGCCGACGTGCAGCGTGTCCTCATCCGGTGGCAGGCGTCCCGGCACGACCGGCGGGCCGGCGTCAGCAGGAGCGCCAACGTCCTTGCCTGGCAGCCGGACCCGCGTTTGGACGAGCATCCCGACTTCCCTCGTACGGCCGTGCTCGCCGCCCTGATCGCCGAAGGGGCGGCCCCTGCCGACCGTGTCTTCAAGGGGACGGCGCACCTCAACTCGGTCGTGCGGGTGCCGGGCATCGATTCTCCGGTCGTGGTGCGTCGCAAGGTGGCATCGGTCTGCCGCCGCGAGCGCGGCTATCTGAGCGAGCACGCCGTTCTCAGGGCCATCGAGAACTCCGGGATCGCCGTGACGGCACCGAGAGTCCTCGCCCTGGGCGTGAGCCACACGGACGATCCGTTCGCCATCCACACGTACGTGGGTCCGCAGGAGGGTGACCAGCCGCCGAACCACCCGGTCAACGGTCTGCTGCCCCATGAAGCGGACCGGCTGGTCGACCAGCTGTGCGAACTGACCCGGGTCGACTACGCCTCGGTGGACCCGACGGCCGGCGACTGGACCACGGAGTGCGGCTTCGACGGAGGCCGCGACGTGGGCTTCTACGAGTGGCTGAGCAACCAACTCGTGCTGCTTGTCCAGGGGTTGGCCAAGGAATCCCAGCAGCTGGCCCAGGTGCTGGGGCTGCCCGGCGCGTTTCGGCTGAGGGAGATCCTGTCCCGGCACCGGGTGACCCCGCGAGATTCGGCCCTGCTGCACGGCGACCTGAACCCCTGGAACCTCGTACGGCGCAACGACGCCCTGGGGCTCACGATCATCGACTGGGAGATGGCGATGGTCGGTGATCCGCTGTACGACCTGGTCCGGCACATGCATCTCACGCCCACCAGGCCCGAGATCCGCGACCGTATGTTCCGCCGCTGGGAGCAGCGCCTGCCCGCCACGCAGACCAAGGACTGGAAGCAGGACTGGCTCGTCTATCGCTGGATCGAGATCGTCCGCTCCGCCTACGTCGACCTCGACCGCCTGGTCACGGGCGCCAGCCTCGACGCCCCGAACGTCCGCAGGGCCGTGAATTCCTACGCGATGACCCTGGCAGCGGCCACAGCCTCACTCGGTCTGCCCGTGCGCTCGACGGCGAACCCCTATCTGGCCCGCGCGTTGCCGCACGGAGGCCTGCGGAATCTCACGGCGGCGCCGACGCCCTCCTGGCGCCGGCCCGCACGTCCCTGA
- a CDS encoding HAD family hydrolase — protein sequence MATEHVATGTEPETENLREVIKRARFVVFDFDGPICRLFAMHSAENVARDLVELLARQGLRGLLTEEERVHPDPMAVLHAVDRRRPRSDLVTELEERLTTQELLAVVSAMPTPYADPLIRTWSAVGARLAIATNNSARTAASYLATRGLTDCFAPNIYGRTQDLHHLKPDPHCLNRALNALGAAPATALMIGDTPSDLVAAQRAGVPFLGYARNAGKEKALREAGAEDVVSSLEPVLRAVRGQA from the coding sequence GTGGCGACTGAGCACGTGGCGACAGGGACGGAGCCGGAGACAGAGAACCTGCGGGAAGTGATCAAACGTGCCCGCTTTGTGGTCTTTGACTTCGACGGACCGATCTGCCGGCTGTTCGCGATGCATTCGGCGGAGAACGTGGCGAGGGACCTGGTGGAGTTGCTCGCCCGGCAGGGGCTGCGCGGACTGCTGACCGAGGAGGAGCGGGTTCACCCGGACCCGATGGCCGTCCTGCACGCGGTCGACCGGCGCCGTCCGCGCAGCGACCTGGTGACCGAACTGGAGGAGCGGCTCACCACGCAGGAACTCCTGGCGGTGGTCTCCGCGATGCCCACCCCTTATGCGGACCCGCTGATACGCACCTGGAGCGCGGTCGGCGCCCGCCTCGCCATCGCCACCAACAACTCCGCCCGCACGGCCGCCAGTTACCTCGCCACCCGCGGCCTTACCGACTGCTTCGCCCCCAACATCTACGGCCGCACCCAGGACCTCCACCACCTCAAGCCCGACCCTCACTGCCTCAACCGAGCCCTGAACGCCCTGGGCGCCGCACCCGCCACCGCCCTGATGATCGGCGACACCCCCTCGGACCTCGTCGCCGCCCAGCGCGCCGGCGTTCCGTTCCTCGGCTACGCGCGTAACGCGGGCAAGGAGAAGGCACTGCGGGAGGCGGGGGCGGAGGACGTGGTGAGCTCTCTGGAGCCGGTTCTGCGGGCGGTGCGGGGGCAGGCCTGA
- a CDS encoding winged helix-turn-helix domain-containing protein: MVVEPEHAAVNGRNRSPRPPRSHREVADELRSRIRSGQLRPGQRMPTQAKLADEFGVERGAVRQALRILQSEHLLVNVSKGSPATVAQNWGKVLTGPEAPPQPTMVALGPRITAAFAKPHVEIDALCLTCVSLTLAMGEPLRQIHSGRIKPARIDVRVLLPGRDIDLAFPARVDDTDDDRLQRRWLAQRNAQGQVLKHNLLALRSTHGIDVRVTFRALPFTPPVKLYLLGEAEALFAYYMVTRRGEEIDHEYLEMYDTEGTQSMLFPFAQGIGLRDTTFVEQSHLWFNALWETISSELFLTS; the protein is encoded by the coding sequence TTGGTTGTGGAGCCGGAACATGCCGCCGTCAATGGGCGGAACAGGTCACCACGGCCGCCGCGGTCGCACCGCGAAGTGGCCGATGAGCTGCGCAGCCGGATCAGGTCCGGTCAGTTGCGGCCGGGCCAGCGCATGCCCACGCAGGCGAAACTGGCCGACGAGTTCGGTGTCGAGCGCGGTGCGGTGCGCCAGGCGCTGCGCATCCTGCAGTCCGAGCACCTGCTCGTGAACGTGTCCAAGGGCAGCCCCGCGACCGTCGCCCAGAACTGGGGAAAGGTCCTGACCGGGCCGGAAGCCCCGCCGCAGCCCACCATGGTGGCGCTCGGGCCACGGATCACCGCCGCCTTCGCGAAACCCCATGTGGAGATCGACGCCCTCTGCCTGACCTGCGTTTCGCTGACGCTCGCGATGGGTGAGCCGTTGCGCCAGATTCACTCGGGGCGAATAAAACCGGCCAGGATCGACGTCCGGGTCCTGCTGCCCGGCCGCGACATCGACCTCGCCTTCCCGGCGCGGGTGGACGACACCGACGACGACCGGCTGCAGCGCCGCTGGCTGGCCCAGCGCAACGCCCAGGGCCAGGTCCTCAAGCACAACCTGCTGGCGCTGCGCTCCACCCACGGCATCGACGTGCGCGTGACGTTCCGCGCGCTGCCGTTCACGCCGCCGGTGAAGTTGTACCTGCTGGGCGAGGCGGAGGCGCTCTTCGCCTACTACATGGTCACGCGGCGGGGCGAGGAGATCGACCACGAGTACCTGGAGATGTACGACACCGAGGGCACGCAGTCGATGCTGTTCCCCTTCGCGCAGGGCATCGGGCTGCGGGACACCACGTTCGTCGAGCAGTCGCATCTGTGGTTCAACGCGCTGTGGGAGACCATCAGCTCGGAACTCTTCCTGACGAGCTGA
- a CDS encoding asparaginase, protein MSAALADPAISPVPSVAPVLAEVVRSGFVEGRHRGSLVLLAADGSVDLALGDVTAPVFPRSSNKPMQAAGVLRAGLELSGERLALAAASHSGEIFHRDLVQKMLTEYGLTADQLQCPEDLPLDAVEAETYLASGGVRDRVTMNCSGKHTAMLAVCALRGWPLDSYLDPGHPLQQLIHTVVEEAAGEPVAAVGTDGCGAPLMAITLTGLARAFRSFVLAEEGSAERRVADAMRAHPEYVAGTRRPDTWLMREVPGTLSKMGAEAVQAIALPDGRALAFKIDDGAGRALGPVLARGLALLGVEAPVVGRIGRSPLLGGGREVGEIRAAF, encoded by the coding sequence ATGTCCGCCGCCCTCGCTGACCCCGCCATATCCCCTGTGCCCTCCGTGGCTCCCGTCCTCGCCGAGGTCGTACGGTCCGGCTTCGTCGAGGGCCGTCACCGGGGCAGCCTGGTGCTGCTGGCCGCCGACGGATCGGTCGACCTGGCGCTCGGGGACGTGACCGCGCCGGTCTTCCCGCGCTCCTCCAACAAGCCCATGCAGGCGGCGGGCGTCCTGCGGGCCGGACTCGAACTGAGCGGGGAGCGGCTGGCCCTCGCCGCCGCCAGCCACTCCGGTGAGATCTTCCACCGCGACCTGGTCCAGAAGATGCTGACCGAGTACGGGCTGACGGCCGACCAGCTCCAGTGCCCGGAGGATCTGCCGCTGGACGCGGTGGAGGCCGAGACGTACCTCGCCTCGGGCGGCGTCCGCGACCGGGTGACCATGAACTGCTCCGGCAAGCACACGGCGATGCTCGCGGTGTGCGCGCTGCGCGGCTGGCCGCTGGACTCCTACCTCGACCCCGGGCACCCGCTCCAGCAGCTCATCCACACCGTGGTCGAGGAGGCGGCGGGGGAGCCGGTGGCGGCGGTCGGCACGGACGGCTGCGGCGCCCCGCTGATGGCGATCACCCTGACGGGCCTGGCCCGCGCCTTCCGCTCCTTCGTCCTGGCCGAGGAGGGCTCCGCCGAGCGTCGGGTCGCCGACGCGATGCGGGCCCACCCCGAGTACGTCGCCGGCACCCGGCGCCCCGACACCTGGCTCATGCGCGAGGTCCCGGGCACCCTCTCCAAGATGGGCGCGGAAGCCGTCCAGGCCATCGCCCTCCCCGACGGCCGAGCCCTCGCCTTCAAGATCGACGACGGGGCGGGGCGGGCGTTGGGCCCGGTGCTGGCACGGGGGCTTGCGTTGTTGGGCGTGGAGGCACCGGTGGTGGGCCGGATCGGGAGGTCTCCGCTGCTGGGCGGGGGACGCGAGGTGGGGGAGATACGGGCGGCGTTCTGA
- a CDS encoding GNAT family N-acetyltransferase: protein MSHREDVKDIDVRPITDAEVPDWIRALNTGFLRAPEVSEREIADRSSYIIPARTLGAFESDGCVATFRSFPQQLTVVGGRSVPADAISNVTVTATHRRRGLLSRMMSQDLAAAKERGDVVATLIAAEYPIYGRFGFGPVTQATEWTVDVPRTGLDPRWSGPADGGRLDLVDGADVRKIGPELHERLRREQPGAVDRDERWWQVNTGALRLDRAPWTEPFYAVYRAAGGEVQGLVTYTCDDNWGDAKQPLNTATVKDLIAVTPAAERALWQYLCSIDWIVRVKSGWRAPDDLLPHFLPDPRAARITSQADWLWVRILDVVRAMEARTYEGSGSLVLEVTDRDGLSAGRYRLDAAGPDGARCVPGTQDAAELTLDVGELAALWLGDESAVRLAALGRVREERAGAASVADALLRTSRRPWCPDIF from the coding sequence ATGAGCCACCGTGAGGACGTCAAGGACATCGACGTACGCCCCATCACCGACGCCGAGGTCCCGGACTGGATCAGGGCACTGAACACCGGGTTCCTGAGGGCCCCGGAGGTGTCGGAGCGGGAGATCGCGGACCGGAGCTCGTACATCATCCCGGCCCGCACTCTCGGTGCATTCGAGAGCGACGGCTGCGTCGCGACCTTCAGGTCGTTCCCGCAGCAGCTCACCGTGGTCGGCGGGCGCTCTGTCCCCGCGGACGCCATCTCGAACGTCACGGTCACCGCCACGCACCGCCGCCGCGGCCTCCTCAGCCGCATGATGAGCCAGGACCTGGCCGCGGCGAAGGAGCGCGGCGACGTCGTCGCGACGCTGATCGCCGCCGAGTACCCGATCTACGGCCGCTTCGGCTTCGGCCCCGTCACCCAGGCCACCGAGTGGACCGTCGACGTACCCCGTACAGGCCTGGACCCCCGCTGGTCGGGCCCGGCGGACGGCGGGCGCCTCGACCTCGTGGACGGCGCGGACGTCCGCAAGATCGGCCCCGAGCTGCACGAGCGGCTCCGGCGCGAGCAGCCGGGCGCGGTCGACCGTGACGAACGCTGGTGGCAGGTCAACACGGGTGCGCTGAGGCTGGACCGCGCCCCGTGGACGGAGCCCTTCTACGCGGTGTACCGCGCGGCGGGCGGCGAGGTGCAGGGCCTGGTCACGTACACGTGCGACGACAACTGGGGTGACGCCAAGCAGCCGTTGAACACGGCGACCGTGAAGGACCTCATCGCGGTGACCCCGGCCGCCGAGCGCGCCCTGTGGCAGTACCTGTGCTCGATCGACTGGATCGTCCGGGTCAAGTCCGGCTGGCGCGCTCCCGACGATCTGCTGCCGCACTTCCTGCCCGACCCGCGCGCCGCCAGGATCACCTCGCAGGCGGACTGGCTGTGGGTGCGGATCCTGGATGTCGTACGGGCGATGGAGGCGCGTACGTACGAGGGGTCGGGGAGTCTGGTGCTGGAGGTGACCGACCGGGACGGGCTGTCCGCCGGGCGGTACCGGCTCGACGCGGCGGGGCCGGACGGGGCCCGGTGTGTGCCGGGCACGCAGGATGCCGCCGAACTCACCCTCGATGTCGGCGAGTTGGCGGCGCTTTGGCTGGGCGACGAGTCGGCGGTGCGGCTCGCGGCGCTCGGCCGGGTGCGGGAAGAACGAGCGGGCGCCGCCTCCGTTGCCGACGCCCTGCTGCGCACGTCCAGGCGGCCTTGGTGCCCGGACATCTTCTGA
- a CDS encoding winged helix-turn-helix domain-containing protein — protein sequence MVVTQENVAVNGSRRLSSQEIADVLRDRIRTGDLKAGDRLPTQAELADEFGVERGAVRQALRALQEDGLLSNVSKGSPPRIADVAPIRGEPQPTMVALGPRLAEAFASQHVRIDAACLTAETLMLALGEPVRLIHEGRIRPESIDVRILLPSREIDLAFPARVDGTDERDPIHKRWLDQRNAQGHVLRHNLQALRHSHGIDVRVTFRALPFTPPMKLYLLNEAEALFAYYMVTRREEEVGDGMLEMYDALGGKSLLFSFEKRAGQRDAAFVEESQKWFNALWETITTDLTLS from the coding sequence TTGGTCGTGACCCAGGAGAACGTTGCAGTGAACGGCAGCAGAAGGCTCTCGTCACAGGAGATCGCCGATGTCCTACGGGACCGGATCCGGACCGGAGACCTGAAGGCGGGGGACCGGCTTCCCACCCAGGCCGAACTCGCCGACGAGTTCGGGGTGGAGCGCGGCGCCGTCCGCCAGGCCCTGCGTGCCCTCCAGGAAGACGGCCTGCTGAGCAACGTGAGCAAGGGAAGCCCGCCCCGCATCGCCGACGTGGCACCCATACGAGGGGAACCGCAGCCGACGATGGTGGCGCTGGGACCACGGCTGGCCGAGGCCTTCGCGTCCCAGCACGTCCGCATCGACGCCGCGTGCCTCACCGCCGAGACGCTGATGCTGGCGCTCGGCGAACCGGTCCGCCTGATCCACGAGGGCCGCATCCGCCCCGAATCGATCGACGTACGCATCCTGCTGCCCAGCCGCGAGATCGACCTCGCCTTCCCGGCACGGGTGGACGGCACCGACGAGCGCGACCCGATCCACAAGCGCTGGCTCGACCAGCGCAACGCCCAGGGCCACGTCCTGCGCCACAACCTCCAGGCGCTGCGCCACTCCCACGGCATCGACGTGCGCGTGACGTTCCGCGCGCTGCCCTTCACCCCGCCCATGAAGCTGTACCTGCTCAACGAGGCGGAGGCGCTCTTCGCGTACTACATGGTGACCAGGCGCGAGGAGGAGGTGGGCGACGGAATGCTGGAGATGTACGACGCCCTCGGCGGCAAGTCCCTGCTGTTCTCCTTCGAGAAGCGGGCGGGCCAGCGGGACGCCGCGTTCGTGGAGGAATCTCAGAAGTGGTTCAACGCCCTCTGGGAAACCATCACCACGGACCTGACACTCTCCTAG
- a CDS encoding GntR family transcriptional regulator has protein sequence MGGQRSGDGGGKEFLRVSAALRSRIAEGTYALGGQLPAQRALAEEFAVSRDTVQRVLKELADEGWIESRQGSGSRVIENVIQQTQRIRPVTPRQPRAGRSTQLLSIIGDAFRQPQVALDIFTLTSETLDTQIRVQADRIRAGEIGPERIALRMLLPAEDMRLPYPRARHAPDDPRVPERTLSITRRHTASLRAVLQELKVQELVPEIEFQIRHVELAPPFKLYLLNGTQALQGFYEVIERPIPLEDGTALDVLDVLGLGATLMHYVEDGDPESVGSVFVARSRDWFESVWNLLAT, from the coding sequence GTGGGTGGACAGCGAAGCGGTGACGGTGGCGGCAAGGAGTTCCTGCGCGTCTCGGCAGCGTTGCGTTCCCGGATAGCGGAGGGCACCTACGCCCTGGGCGGCCAGCTGCCGGCTCAGCGGGCGCTGGCGGAGGAGTTCGCGGTCTCCCGTGACACCGTGCAGCGGGTCCTGAAGGAACTGGCCGACGAAGGATGGATCGAATCCCGGCAGGGCAGCGGGTCACGCGTGATCGAGAACGTGATCCAGCAGACGCAGCGCATCCGGCCCGTGACGCCCAGGCAGCCGCGGGCGGGTCGCTCCACCCAGCTGCTGTCGATCATCGGCGATGCTTTTAGGCAGCCTCAAGTAGCCTTGGATATCTTCACGTTGACGTCCGAGACGCTGGACACCCAGATCCGGGTGCAGGCGGACCGGATCAGGGCAGGGGAGATCGGGCCGGAGCGCATCGCTCTGCGCATGCTGCTGCCGGCCGAGGACATGCGCCTGCCCTACCCCCGGGCCAGGCATGCCCCGGACGATCCACGGGTGCCGGAGAGGACGCTCTCCATCACCCGCAGACACACCGCGTCACTGCGCGCCGTCCTGCAGGAGCTGAAGGTCCAGGAGCTGGTCCCGGAAATCGAGTTCCAGATCCGCCATGTGGAGCTCGCGCCGCCCTTCAAGCTCTATCTGCTCAACGGCACCCAGGCACTACAGGGCTTCTACGAGGTGATCGAGCGTCCCATCCCGCTGGAGGACGGCACGGCGCTCGACGTACTCGACGTGCTGGGGCTCGGCGCCACGCTCATGCACTACGTCGAGGACGGTGATCCGGAATCCGTCGGGTCGGTCTTCGTCGCCAGAAGTCGCGACTGGTTCGAGTCCGTCTGGAATCTGCTCGCAACCTGA
- the dtd gene encoding D-aminoacyl-tRNA deacylase codes for MRAVVQRVDGASVVVEEEGADRRSSVEGGGGRRAGETVGEISGEGLCVLVGVTHDDTKEKAAQLARKLWSIRMLPDEKSCSDIDAPLLVISQFTLYGDARKGRRPTWNAAAPGDVAEPLVDEVVAQLRSLGATVATGRFGAQMRVSLTNDGPFTVIVEI; via the coding sequence ATGCGTGCGGTGGTGCAGAGAGTGGACGGCGCGAGCGTCGTCGTCGAAGAAGAAGGTGCGGACCGCAGGTCCTCGGTTGAGGGTGGTGGCGGGCGACGGGCGGGCGAGACGGTCGGCGAGATCAGCGGCGAGGGCCTGTGCGTCCTCGTCGGGGTGACGCACGACGACACCAAGGAGAAGGCGGCCCAACTGGCCCGCAAGCTCTGGTCCATTCGGATGCTGCCGGACGAGAAGTCGTGCAGCGACATCGACGCCCCGCTGCTCGTCATCAGCCAGTTCACGCTCTACGGCGACGCCCGCAAGGGCCGCCGCCCCACCTGGAACGCGGCCGCCCCCGGCGACGTCGCCGAGCCCCTGGTGGACGAGGTGGTCGCCCAACTCCGCTCGCTGGGCGCCACGGTGGCGACGGGCCGGTTCGGCGCGCAGATGCGCGTCTCACTGACGAACGACGGCCCGTTCACCGTCATCGTGGAAATCTAG
- a CDS encoding AmfC protein: protein MSTPSTGQQPPGVAVRPPAQRAESALLAPEPPVHDLAVLRLPELRTLRRDAQRDEADLSYLRRLLQGRIDILRAELARRGGLAAPAGVMERLPEILTDAPARHRQSARHVTVGTPYGEEYRRLAADMLGEVELSDLEARTDDELGAGMGRLVRYEQRVSRRRQVLQRTADDCSAEIARRYREGEAQVDDLLM from the coding sequence ATGAGCACACCGAGTACCGGGCAGCAGCCGCCCGGGGTCGCGGTTCGGCCGCCGGCGCAGCGCGCCGAAAGCGCGCTGCTCGCGCCGGAGCCGCCCGTCCACGACCTTGCGGTGCTGCGGCTGCCCGAGCTGCGGACGCTGCGCCGCGACGCGCAGCGGGACGAGGCCGACCTCAGCTATCTGCGACGGCTCCTCCAGGGGCGTATCGACATCCTGCGGGCCGAGCTGGCGCGCCGCGGGGGCCTGGCGGCGCCGGCCGGGGTCATGGAGCGGCTCCCGGAAATCCTCACGGACGCGCCCGCCCGGCATCGTCAGTCGGCCCGGCATGTGACGGTGGGCACCCCGTACGGGGAGGAGTACCGGCGGCTGGCGGCGGACATGCTCGGCGAGGTGGAGCTGTCCGACCTGGAGGCCCGTACGGACGACGAGCTCGGCGCCGGGATGGGCCGGCTGGTGCGCTACGAGCAGCGGGTGTCCCGGAGGCGCCAGGTGCTGCAGCGCACGGCAGACGATTGCAGTGCAGAGATCGCGCGCAGGTACCGTGAAGGGGAAGCACAAGTGGACGACCTGCTCATGTGA
- a CDS encoding Fur family transcriptional regulator — translation MVSTDWKSDLRQRGYRLTPQRQLVLEAVDTLEHATPDDILVEVRKTASGVNISTVYRTLELLEELGLVSHAHLGHGAPTYHLADRHHHIHLVCRDCTNVIEADVAVADDFRAQLRDTFGFDTDMKHFAIFGRCKDCTLKSSLKNSTTES, via the coding sequence GTGGTGAGCACCGACTGGAAGAGCGATCTGCGGCAGCGCGGTTACCGGCTGACTCCGCAGCGGCAGCTTGTGCTCGAAGCCGTGGACACGCTGGAGCACGCGACCCCGGACGACATCCTGGTCGAAGTGCGCAAAACGGCGTCGGGTGTGAACATCTCGACGGTCTACCGGACGTTGGAGCTTCTGGAGGAGCTCGGTCTGGTCAGCCATGCCCACCTCGGGCACGGGGCGCCGACGTACCACCTGGCCGACCGGCACCACCACATCCACCTGGTGTGCCGGGACTGCACGAACGTCATCGAGGCCGATGTCGCCGTGGCCGACGACTTCCGGGCGCAGCTGCGCGACACGTTCGGCTTCGACACCGACATGAAGCACTTCGCGATCTTCGGGCGGTGCAAGGACTGCACCCTCAAGAGCTCGCTGAAGAATTCAACTACCGAGTCGTAG
- a CDS encoding folate-binding protein YgfZ yields MKSPLLSLPGAVPAEGVDEGVAAHYGDLFREQRSLADGTGFVDLSHRGVVAVTGDDRLSWLHLLLTQHVTDLPAGVATEALILSAHGHIEHALYLVDDGATVWMHTEPGTQEALIAYLESMKFFYRVEVADRTDEFAVVHLPAGSIAEVPGGAVVRETAYGRDLFLPRADLESYAEKAGPAAGILAYEALRVENHQPRLGFETDHRTIPHELGWIGTAVHLQKGCYRGQETVARVQNLGKPPRRLVFLHLDGSEVHLPPHGTELRLADEGPDGRKVGFITTSVRHHELGPIALALVKRNVAVDARLMADATAAAQETVVEP; encoded by the coding sequence ATGAAGAGTCCTCTGCTGTCCCTGCCCGGCGCCGTTCCCGCCGAGGGCGTGGACGAAGGCGTCGCCGCCCACTACGGCGATCTGTTCCGCGAGCAGCGCTCCCTCGCCGACGGCACCGGATTCGTGGACCTCTCGCACCGCGGTGTCGTGGCGGTCACCGGCGACGACCGGCTGAGCTGGCTGCACCTGCTGCTCACCCAGCACGTCACCGACCTCCCGGCGGGCGTCGCCACCGAAGCGCTGATCCTCTCCGCGCACGGCCACATCGAGCACGCGCTGTACCTCGTCGACGACGGCGCCACGGTGTGGATGCACACCGAACCCGGCACCCAGGAGGCGCTGATCGCCTACCTGGAGTCGATGAAGTTCTTCTACCGCGTCGAAGTCGCCGACCGCACCGACGAGTTCGCGGTCGTGCACCTGCCGGCCGGTTCGATCGCCGAGGTCCCAGGCGGCGCCGTCGTACGGGAGACGGCGTACGGCCGCGATCTGTTCCTGCCGCGCGCGGACCTGGAGTCGTACGCGGAGAAGGCCGGTCCCGCGGCCGGGATCCTCGCCTACGAGGCCCTGCGCGTCGAGAACCACCAGCCGCGGCTCGGCTTCGAGACCGACCACCGCACCATTCCGCACGAACTGGGCTGGATCGGCACGGCCGTTCACCTCCAGAAGGGCTGCTACCGGGGGCAGGAGACCGTCGCCCGCGTGCAGAACCTGGGCAAGCCGCCGCGCCGCCTCGTCTTCCTGCACCTCGACGGCAGCGAGGTCCATCTGCCGCCGCACGGCACGGAACTGCGCCTCGCGGACGAGGGCCCCGACGGCCGCAAGGTCGGTTTCATCACCACCTCCGTACGCCACCACGAACTCGGACCGATCGCACTGGCCCTGGTCAAGCGGAACGTGGCCGTGGACGCGCGGCTGATGGCCGACGCGACGGCTGCGGCTCAGGAGACGGTCGTAGAACCCTAG